Part of the Niallia alba genome is shown below.
CTATTGTAAAAATTAGATGCTGTATCTGGTCCTACGTGGTTATAGAATAATTCTGGCTCCACTTCATACCAGTAGTCAAAAACATTTGCATGTTGTTTATTAAAACGACCTTCACTTTGCGGTCCAGATGTTGCTGCACCCCACCAAAAATTTTTCGGGAACTTTTTCATGATATTCGTCTCCTTTATTGTTTCTCCGTTAAGTAAAATATTTTGCTGTTGTAATCGGTAATATGCTCTCTTGACCAGTAATCGCTAGCTCGATCGATATAGTTTCCTGCTAAAATAAGCCCGATTTCCATTAAATCATCGCCATATCGTTCTAAGTCACTATTCACTGTATATAATTTATCTGCTTCCAAACCTTTTAGCTGCAAGCGTTCATATGGTCTATTGGGCTTCGCTAAAACTTCATAGTAGCCAACAATTGCTTCTGTTTTATCTTGGGAAACAACCATCCAAGCTGTTTCGTTATTGGTAAAAGGACTTTGCAGACGGATAAATGTTCCTTGTTGTATCAATTTGCGATGTTTTTTAAAGAAGGCAATATGCTCCTTCATTTTCGCATGTTCTTTTTCAGGCATTTTCGTAATGTCTAGCTCATAACCAAATGTACCGAAATAGGCAACATTTGCTCTTGTATCTAGACTTGTCATTCTGCCAACTTGATGGTTCGGAATTGCTGATACATGGCTTCCAATACTAGATAGCGGATAAACCAAAGACGTACCATATTGAATTTTCAGACGCTCTACCGCATCCGTATCATCACTCGCCCATGCTTGCGGCGCATAATAAAGCATTCCTGGGTCAAATCGCGCCCCGCCACCAGCACAGGATTCAATTAACAGATGTGGATATTTATCTAGCAATCTCTCATATAAAGAATACACGCCTAAAATATAGCGATGGAATACTTCTCCTTGCTGATCCTTTGGCAATGCAATAGAGAAGGCTTCGGAAATATAGCGGTTCATATCCCATTTGATATAGTCAATCTTGCTGGTCGAAAGAAGTGCATCCATTTGGGCAAAAATTCCGTCGACAACCTCAGGACGAGAATAATCGAGGACAAATTGGTTTCTGCCATGGGATGTTCTTTTTCTAGGAACATGAATGAGCCAATCAGGATGTTCATTAAAAAGCTTGGTCCCTTTACTGATCATTTCTGGCTCAAACCATAAACCAAACTTTAGGTCTAATGCATGAATTTTCTCTGCTAAGCCTTTGATGCCATTAGGCAATTTATCTTTGTTTTCAAACCAATCACCTAGCGAGGAAGTGTCATCATGCCTTTCCCCAAACCAGCCATCATCTAAAACGAATAATTCGACACCAAGCTCTGCCGCTTTTTTGGCAATATCTAAGATTTTTTCCTCGTTAAAGTCAAAATAGGTTGCTTCCCAGTTGTTAATGAGAATCGGACGCTCCCTATCACGCCATTCGCCTCGAGCAAGTCTTGTACGATAAAGTTCATGGAAGGTCTGGCTCATCCCATTTAATCCTTCATCCGAAAAAACAATAACTGCTTCTGGTGTCTGAAATGCTTCAGTTGGTTTCAATCGCCACGCGAATTCGAATGGATTGATTCCGAGCATTGCTCTTGTAACTTGATACGTATCTACTTCTACTTGTGCTAAAAAGTTGCCGCTATAAATTAAACTGAAGCCATAAGCTTGGCCTGTATGCTCTGTCGTATCTGGTCGCACCAATGCCATAAAAGGATTATGTTGATGACTGCTCGCCCCTCTCGCACTAGAGACAGCTTGAATACCTGTTATAACTGGCTTTCTCTCCATATGATTTTCCCTTGCCCAGGCACCATGCAAATGAACAAGTTCAAAGTTCTTATCTGGAAAATCAAGGCTTAAACTCATCGCCGACTCCAAATCATATTCATGCTCTCCGTTGTTTACAAACTTCGCACTGCGAGCAATCGCCTTTCTTCCTGCAAAAATGGTATAAAATAAATGAATACTTATATCAGAATACGTATCTTTTAATACAACTTCTAATGTCTCCGCTTCGTCCATGTTCTCTACATAAGTAGCAGGTAGCCCAGTTAATGCTGGTTTTCCTTCTAGGATGTTATGATGATCGTAACGAAAATCAGAAATTCGATCTCCTTCCGGATAGCGGATTTGCTGAGCTGGCGTACGAAAGTCAGTTGTTCCATAAGAAGGATATTCTTGTCTTATATGTTCTAAGGAAGAGGTATGATCCCCCTCTATTTGGTTATTCGAGGGACGAATCTCTCTTTCTAGTAAGTATTGAAAATTATCACGATGTCTAATTGCTTTGCCAAAATAGAGATGCTCTAGCTGAGATGTTTTTTCTATGACACGAAATAAATAACTAATAAGTCCGTTTGTTAAATGAAATTCTAGTGTTTCTTTATTGAACGTAATCATTTTACTCATGATCTAGCAAAAACCCCCTGACTCTATCTCCTAGTTTCGGCAAATATTCATGCCCATACTCTGGGAAGAATATCATCTCTTTTGGTGATGAAATCTGATTGTAGACAGCAAATTGTGTCACTGGCGGGCAAACCCCGTCTTCTAAAGCAATCGCCCACTTTACTTCCGCCTTAATTCTAGGCGCTAAATGCTGTAAATCGATATATTCTAATGTATCGAAAAATTCCTCTTCTCTGTCATGCATTGGATCGCGGAATCGGAACCAATAAGCCAATTCCTCATAAGCAGAAGCGTTAATATCTAACTCAAACACTTTTCGATAATCACTAAGGAATGGATATTGTGCGACGACTTTTATCACTCTCGGTTCAAGTGCTGCACAGGCTAACGATAAAGCTCCGCCTTGCGATGCCCCTTGAACAGAAATCTCCTCTTCATCGACTTCCTCCATGCTCATTAAAATTCTTGCAGCATGAGCAGTATCTAAAAATACACTTCGATAATAAAGGCTTTCTGGTCCTTCTTCGACACCACGAATAATTAACCCTTTTAATGTCGTTCCTTTTGCGGTTGTATTATCTTCTGATTCTCCGCCTTGCCCGCGACAATCCATCGCAAGAACGGCGAATCCCTCTGTTACCCAAGAAAGCTTATCGCCAAAGTCACCGCTGTCCCCATGGTAACCATGGAACATCAGCATACCAGGCACTTTTCCTTCTATTTTCTTCGGTCGGATGTATTGGCATCTTATCTTAGCACCTTTTACACCCGTAAAATATAAATTGTAAAAGTCTGCTATTTTTGAAGGAATGTCTACTTTTTCTAACTCGTAATCCAAGCTTTGTTCATCCAGCTCTTGCAACGCCTTATCCCAAAACACATCATAATCCGCGGGCTTTCTACCAGAGCCTTTATATTCTCGATATTCATTGATTACCTGCTCTTTTTTCATGAAGGGCACCTCCACACTGTTATCGCTTTCATTATAATGTATATACCTGAAATTGTAAATGTCTATATTTATTTTAAAAATGTAAAACCAAAACTTTGGGTGATAGCGTTAACTCGCTGGTGTGGCTATTTTATTGGTGATTTTGCTCCCTATTACTTGCCGATTCCACGCTTTTATTTACGATATCAGCTTCTTTACTTGCGACTTCACCCCTTTTACTTGCGACTCCCACCCTTTTACTTGCAACTTCCACTCTTTTTCTTGCGACTCCCACTCTTTTTCTTGCGGTTCACCACCTAATACTCCTTCACTCTTTCGACCCAAAATAAAGAAACTTTTCACAAAAAAGCATAAATAATGTATATCTGCAGAATTATCTGCATTTGTTAGAAGTAACAGATTTGCTTTTAAAGGGGGGCTTTACAGTGGGACGACATTCGAAGAAGTTAATAGTGGTTGATGCGGTAAAGGATTGGGTGATGGATGGAAGAGTGAAGCCAGGAGAGCGATTTTATTCAGAGTATGAACTGGCGAAATTATTTGATGTGAGTAGGCATACGGTTCGTCTAGCGATGAGAGAGCTGGTTCATGAGGGGTGGCTTTATCGGGAGCAAGGTGTTGGCACTTTTTGCGGCGAGCCTTTTGCTAGTAAGAAAGGCGATAGCAAAACAAATGGGAAAAATATAGGGGTGATGATGACTTATCTTTCCGATTATATTTTTCCATCGATTATTCGCGGAATGGAGACCTATTTGACGGATAGAGGTTATTCTTTAACATTAGTCTGTACGGAAAATGACCATGCGAAAGAACGGCTATGTCTCCGCAATTTGCTTGATTTGAACATGGATGGCTTTATTTTGGAGCCTACTAAAAGCAGTCAATTTAATCCTAATATGGACTGTTATCTTGAACTGGAAGAGCGTAATATTCCGTATTTAATGATTAATCAGTTCTATTCTCAGCTTTCTCCCTTCCATTTAAAAATAGATGATGTCAAAGGGGGATATATGGCGACAGATCATCTGATTCAGCTTGGTCATGAACAAATTCTAGGAATCTTTAAGTCTGATGATTTGCAAGGTGTTCATCGTATGCAAGGCTTTTTGCAGGCAATGCGAAGCGGAAAACGTCCAATTAGTCCAGAGCATGTCGTAACCTTTACAACCGAACAATTAAATGACGATTTTACAGAAAAACTTTTGAATACGCTTACAAACAAAAACACAATGCCAACTGCGATTGTTTGTTACAATGATTTTATCGCAATGTCAGTACATAAAGTTTTAGAAAAATTACAATTGTCCGTACCAGAGGATGTCTCTCTCATCGGATTTGATGATGTTAAACCAGCTGGATCAACAAAGATACCATTAACAACCATTGCCCATCCGAAAAGCCGTATGGGGGTTGATGCTGCTAAATGGATTATTGCAGCAGTAGAAGGAAAAGAACTTAATCTATCAAACGAGCCTCCTATTATTTATGAACCAGAACTAGTGATACGTTCGTCAACGGACGTCGTAAAAAAGAACAGATCCGCCGTGTCCTAACACACGCGGATCTGTCATCCTATAAAGACAACTAACCATCGATTTATATGTAAAAAATACAGAGGATGCAATGGTCAAAGTGAAAGAATTTTGGCAAAAGAAGAGTCGAACTGCGCTGAAGAATGAAGCAAAAGAGCTCTAGTAGTATTTTACTTAAGAAAAAGGCTGTAGTGTTTGTTTTTCGAACAACACTACAGCCTTTTTGATGTTTGGTGGTGGTGGGAATGATGAAAATTCTATTTTAGCCGAGCCAGAGTCACTTTAATTGGAACGAAAATGTTGGATATCAGCCAAAGTTTTATTTTTTCAGCTAAACTTCAGCTCATATCAGCCAATCTTTTGTTTTTTCAGCTAAACTTCAGCTCATATCAGCCAATCTTTCGTTTTTTCAGCCAAACTTCAACTCTTATCAGCCAAACTTTTGTTTTTTCAGCTAAACCCATCACGATATCAGCCAATCTTTCGCTTTTTCAGCCAAACCCATCACGATATCAGCCAATCTTTCGCTTTTTCAGCCAATCCCATCACGATATCAGCCAATCTTTCGTTTTTTCAGCCAAACCCATCACGATATCAGCCAATCTTTCGCTTTTTCAGCCAAACCCATCACGATATCAGCCAATCTCCTCCTCCCCCCATTACTTCCCCAACCGAATCACATTCCAAGATAACTTCGGCAATAAAGCGGACACTTTTCCATTTTCCACACTCGCATCTCCTTTAGAATGCGGGGCAACCGGTTGAGCCTGAACGGAATTTGTTCTTTTTAAATCTGGATTTTCCAGGACTATATGCTCGACCACTTTATATCCATCAAAGTTACGAATATCACATTCTAGCTGTAAACCCTCTTCCTGATCTCTATTAACTGCAAAAATCGTTAACTCTTCTGTTTCTTCATTATAGACTGCCGTAGATTCTAGGAACGGGATATCTGTGAAATCCTTGCTGTCATATTTTGGACTGGAAATAATCGGATTCAATGCAACTCCTCTTCCATAAATAGAAGTATGCATATATGGATAAAAAATAGTTTGTTTCCAAGCAGGACCATTTGCTTCTGTCATGATAGGCGCAATTACATTTACCAATTGAGCAAGACAGGCAATTTTCAACCGGTCTGCATGCTTTAACATTGTAATTAACATACAGCCTACTAAAAGGGCATCTTCAAAATTATAGATATCTTCTAATTGAGGTGGCGCAACAGTCCATGGTTCTATTCTTTTATCTGCCTCTTTGGAGTGATACCATACATTCCACTCATCAAAAGATAAATAAATAGATTTCTTGCTACGTTTTTTTGCCTTGATATAATCCGCTATACTGATGACGGAGCGAATGAAATCATCCATTTCCAGCGAAAGGGCTAAATAATTTCCGATATCATTATCATAATTTCCATAGTATTGGTGGAGCGATATAAACTCTACATGATCATACGTATAATCTAATACTGTCGCCTCCCATTCTGCGAATGTTGGCATACTGCGATTGGAGCTTCCACAAGCAACAAGTTCGATCGATGGATCCACCCATTTCATCACTTTCGCTGCTTCTTGGGCAATTCGCCCATATTCTGCTGCCGTTTTATGGCCAATTTGCCAAGGACCATCCATTTCATTCCCAAGGCACCAGGTTTTTATTTTATGCGGTTCTTTGTAACCATGGCTAATTCGTAAGTCACTGTAGTAGGAGCCACCTGGATGATTACAATATTCTACTAGATTTCTAGCTGCATCGATCCCTCTTGTTCCTAAATTGACCGCCATATTGACTTCAGCATCCACCTTTTTAGCAAAATCCATAAATTCATTTGTGCCAATTTCATTTGTTTCTGTCGTTCTCCATGCAAGCTCTAAACGCTTTGGACGTTCTGCAATAGGTCCAACACCATCTTCCCAATTATAGCCAGAAACAAAGTTTCCACCTGGATAACGAATGATTGGGACTTTTAGCTCTTTAATTAGGCCAATGACATCTTTTCTAAAACCTTGTTCATCTGCCGATGGATGTCCTGGTTCATAAACGCCTCCATATACAGCACGCCCAAGATGTTCAATAAAGGAACCATAGATTCTCTTATCTATTTCTGCTACTTTAAAATCCTTTTCAATAATCATTTTTGCCTTTTGACTCAATGGAATCATCCCTTCTGCTGAAAAATTTATATTCCGCCTTACGGAAAAACATTTATAGAAGTAGACTTTTATCCTTTCACTCCGCCAGCTGTCATTCCTTCAATAAAGTAGCGCTGGAAGAAGATATAAAGAATTAGTACTGGAAAAATCGCCATTACCGAACCTGCAATCAATACATCATAATTATTTCCATACGGTGTTAGCAGCGTGGATAAACCGATAGGAAGTGTTAAATTTTCGCTAGATCGTAAAACAATAAGTGGCCATAAGAAATTATTCCAGCTTCCTAAAGCCTGCAAGATAGCCATTGAAGAAAAAGCTGGCGCCATCAATGGCATCATGACACGAAAATAGATGCCAATTTCCGTACAGCCATCTACACGGGAAGCATCAAGTAAGTCTTTAGGTAAACCACTTGCATATTGCCTGAAAAAGAATATAGGAATAGGAGCAACCACAAAAGGAAGAAATGCCCCAAGCAATGTATCCATTAATCCTAGACTCATTGTTAACTTATATAAAGGGAGCATGATGATTTCCACTGGAATCATCATAACGATTAAGACTAAACCAAAAATGACGTTCTTTCCTTTAAAGTTATATACTGCTAGCCCATAACCAACCATACTTGTGAGTAATAAGCAGGATAAAGTTGATATAATCGTAATCACAATACTATTTTTATACCAAATAAAATAGTCCGTATCCCCAGTAAATAAAAAGGAGTAGTTGTTTAAAGACAAAAGCTCTGGCTGCAACTTCAAATTCAGTCCAAATCTTAATATCTCTGTGGATGGTTTTAATGAGCCAAGAACAATAGCAAACAAAGGAAATAAGGCAAAAACGCTAATGACAAGGAATAACAGAAAGAGTAATATCGATGTTAACTTCTTGCCTTTTCTTGCAGGATTCATCTACTGTTCCTCCTTTCTGAACATCCCAAAGAACTTTAATTGAATAAAGGTAATGATAAAAGTGATCACCAATAATGTAATGCCCACCGCAGAGCCAAATCCTAAGTTATTTTGTTCAATTCCCTTCTGATAAAGATAGCCAACGATTGTTAAACCAATATTATTGGGGGAGCGATTGCTTCCATATAACATATAGCTTTCTGCAAACATGGAAAGTCCACCATAAATACTAATCGTAAAAACATAAATAGATATTGGCTTTAATAGAGGTAGGGTAATATGTGTGAATTTCTTCCAAGTAGATGCTCCATCTACTTCTGCTGATTCGTAAAGTTCTTTTGGAATATTTTGCAGACCTGCTAAGAAATAAAGAATATTGATCCCCATCCACTTCCATGTAGCAAGCACAACAAGCACAAACATACTTGTTCCAGCATAATTAAGCCAAGCTCTTGGCTCTAATCCAAAAGTAGAAAGAATGGAGTTTAATAGTGCTCCATCTTGGCCTCCAAAAATGAGACGAAAGATAATTCCAGCTACTACGACAGAGGTTAGCGCTGGTATAAATGTGACGGATCGGAAAAAATTTTTCGCAAACATTAATTTTGAGTTTAGTAGTACTGCCAATATCAATGGCAATGGGATAAGAATACAAAGAGTCAATAACGTATATATCGCGCTATTTTTTATTGCTGTTAGAAAGGTAGAATTCCATAACCCTGCATAGTTTTCTATACCGATGAAAGTAGTTTGGCCTGGCAATACTTCTTGGAAACTCATAATAAAAGTAGATACTACCGGGTAGGCAAAAAAGATAGCAAAAGAAATAATAAAAGGTAGAACAAAAAAATATGGAGCTGCTTTTTGTGAATATAATAGATTAGTACGTCTCTTTTTCCCAAGCTGCTTTCCTATACTTCCCTTATCCATGTACCCTCCTCCTATCTTTTTTTATAGGGAGTATTCAACAATCAAACACCCCCTCATTTGTAAAATTTATTCTAATTCCTTCTGGGCCTCTTCTAGAACTTGCTGCGGATCCTTCCTATCAATCAGTGTTTGAAAGAGTATTGTTGTTTTAACCGCATTTGAAACGTCTGGTGTTTTTTCACCAATATTTACTCCTTCGATTTCATCTTCTACCTCAAGTAATGTATCAAAAATATTCGGGCCAAAATATTCAGTAAACTGGTTGGATTCCTTCAACTCTGGTAATTCCCAAACGTCTGTGCGAATAGGATCAAATCCTAATAACTGCCAAATCTTGATATTCCCTTCTTTTGATAGCTTTGCATAGGCGAGGAATTTTTTCGCAAACTCAGGATGTTCTGATTGATTGGTTACTACTGTCCCTGTTCCACCCATTCCGGCTGATCTTGGAGAGCCTTCTTTCCATGATGGCATTGGTCTAATGATTATTTTCCCTTTCAAATCTGGCATATAATCTGTGAATCTTCCCATATACCACATTGGCATCCAAACAGAAGCAGCACCTCCATTATTCATAAAGCCATAATACTCTTCAGCATGGTGATCATTACCGGGTGCTGGAATAGCAATACCTTCTTTTACTAATTCTTGCTGGTATTTTAATACGTCGACAATGCGCGGATCAGTTAGATTGACGTTACCATTATGGTCTAATAAATCATCATTTCCCTCTAGTTGAGCAACCTGTGGCCAAAAGGACCATTGATCCTCCACATCAAGTGTTGTCATTGGTATACCTGTTTTCTCCACAACCATTTTTCCTGCTTCTTTAAAATCTTCCCATGTGACGATATCATCTGGATTTACACCGGCTTTATCCATTATTTCTTTGTTATAATAAATAACAGCTGCCCCAACATGAAAGTCTATTCCATAGGTGACTCCATCCTTCGAATAAATATCTAGTCTAGATTGCACGACATTTTCTCTTTCTGGATCGACCACATCATCCAATGGCAAAATCTGAGGTGTTCCTTTTAAAAAGTTACCAAATTTACTAATTTCTATATCGGAAATATCTGGAGCCCCTTTTCCTGATTGCAAGGCGACAAGTAATTTATTATGCAAGTCTTCATATGGATACGTATTTACCTTAATGCTGATTTGATCGTCTGGATTTTCTTCATTCCACATTTCCGCCATTTTTTCATAATACTGTCCATGCAATTCATTAAAGGTCCATAATTCTACTTTTGTCCCCTTTCCCTCATTGGAGTAGCCTGAGTTAGAACTATCCTTATTACAGCCAGCTAAAAATACGGAGAATACAAGCAGCATGACAAGAAAAGCAAACATACTCTTTTTCATTTTTTATCCCCTCTTAGTTTGTTTTTATGCTAACCCTTATTAGGATTTAAGCCATGGCTAAAAGCTGTTCTTTATTTTAGATTTGTTTAAATTGATTTACATGTTTACATAGTATTAACTAAATTAAAGTTTAATGAATACGTTTTCATTTTTCGTTCGATTGGCATAGAATTTATGTAATATTTTCATATTCTTCTTCATCCAACGTCTATTCCTAGTTCCATAAGCTTGACCCTTTTCTTCATTTTTAAAAAATAGCTGTTCTTCTAAGTCAAAAGAACGAATTTATCTTTTTCCTTCTTTTTAATAAAACCTAAAACATATGATTTAAAAAGAGGTTAATCCTTTTAAATCTAGCAAACTTCAAAATATAAAGGAGGTCATTTACAATGTTTACTAATCCTCTTATTAATAAAATCTACTCCCTTTCCAATTGGATAGTAAAAATATGCTATGTGAACCTATTATGGGGGATCTTTATGCTAGTGGGATTGATTGTATTTGGGTTTTTCCCCGCTACGGTTGCGCTGTTTACTGTTTGTCGGAAGTGGATGTTGGGGGATCGCGATATCTCTATTTTTTCAACCTTTTGGAGTGCGTATAAAAAGGAATTTATCCTGAGCAACCTTTTAGGAGCTCTTCTGCTTTTTATCGGGCTTGTCCTATATGCTGATTTACTAATGATTCAACAAACTACTATTATCGTTCTACATTATTTGTATGTCCCGCTCCTTCTTATTTGTGGGTTATACCTATCTACTATCCTTTCTTTTTTTCCAATGTACGTTCATTATGATACTAAAGGGTTCCAGCTGATTAAAAATGCCTTTCTTATTGGCTTCATTGCACCTATCTCTTTTGTGAAGCATATCATCGGTCTTGGAATCATTAGCTATTTATTCATTACATTTCCTGGATCTGTTCTTCTCTTTGGCGGATGTATCCCAGCCCTTTACATGATGTGAGTTGCCAACTCGGCCTTTAC
Proteins encoded:
- a CDS encoding alpha-galactosidase; this encodes MSKMITFNKETLEFHLTNGLISYLFRVIEKTSQLEHLYFGKAIRHRDNFQYLLEREIRPSNNQIEGDHTSSLEHIRQEYPSYGTTDFRTPAQQIRYPEGDRISDFRYDHHNILEGKPALTGLPATYVENMDEAETLEVVLKDTYSDISIHLFYTIFAGRKAIARSAKFVNNGEHEYDLESAMSLSLDFPDKNFELVHLHGAWARENHMERKPVITGIQAVSSARGASSHQHNPFMALVRPDTTEHTGQAYGFSLIYSGNFLAQVEVDTYQVTRAMLGINPFEFAWRLKPTEAFQTPEAVIVFSDEGLNGMSQTFHELYRTRLARGEWRDRERPILINNWEATYFDFNEEKILDIAKKAAELGVELFVLDDGWFGERHDDTSSLGDWFENKDKLPNGIKGLAEKIHALDLKFGLWFEPEMISKGTKLFNEHPDWLIHVPRKRTSHGRNQFVLDYSRPEVVDGIFAQMDALLSTSKIDYIKWDMNRYISEAFSIALPKDQQGEVFHRYILGVYSLYERLLDKYPHLLIESCAGGGARFDPGMLYYAPQAWASDDTDAVERLKIQYGTSLVYPLSSIGSHVSAIPNHQVGRMTSLDTRANVAYFGTFGYELDITKMPEKEHAKMKEHIAFFKKHRKLIQQGTFIRLQSPFTNNETAWMVVSQDKTEAIVGYYEVLAKPNRPYERLQLKGLEADKLYTVNSDLERYGDDLMEIGLILAGNYIDRASDYWSREHITDYNSKIFYLTEKQ
- a CDS encoding acetylxylan esterase, which codes for MKKEQVINEYREYKGSGRKPADYDVFWDKALQELDEQSLDYELEKVDIPSKIADFYNLYFTGVKGAKIRCQYIRPKKIEGKVPGMLMFHGYHGDSGDFGDKLSWVTEGFAVLAMDCRGQGGESEDNTTAKGTTLKGLIIRGVEEGPESLYYRSVFLDTAHAARILMSMEEVDEEEISVQGASQGGALSLACAALEPRVIKVVAQYPFLSDYRKVFELDINASAYEELAYWFRFRDPMHDREEEFFDTLEYIDLQHLAPRIKAEVKWAIALEDGVCPPVTQFAVYNQISSPKEMIFFPEYGHEYLPKLGDRVRGFLLDHE
- a CDS encoding GntR family transcriptional regulator, which translates into the protein MGRHSKKLIVVDAVKDWVMDGRVKPGERFYSEYELAKLFDVSRHTVRLAMRELVHEGWLYREQGVGTFCGEPFASKKGDSKTNGKNIGVMMTYLSDYIFPSIIRGMETYLTDRGYSLTLVCTENDHAKERLCLRNLLDLNMDGFILEPTKSSQFNPNMDCYLELEERNIPYLMINQFYSQLSPFHLKIDDVKGGYMATDHLIQLGHEQILGIFKSDDLQGVHRMQGFLQAMRSGKRPISPEHVVTFTTEQLNDDFTEKLLNTLTNKNTMPTAIVCYNDFIAMSVHKVLEKLQLSVPEDVSLIGFDDVKPAGSTKIPLTTIAHPKSRMGVDAAKWIIAAVEGKELNLSNEPPIIYEPELVIRSSTDVVKKNRSAVS
- the arfA gene encoding arabinosylfuranosidase ArfA, translating into MIPLSQKAKMIIEKDFKVAEIDKRIYGSFIEHLGRAVYGGVYEPGHPSADEQGFRKDVIGLIKELKVPIIRYPGGNFVSGYNWEDGVGPIAERPKRLELAWRTTETNEIGTNEFMDFAKKVDAEVNMAVNLGTRGIDAARNLVEYCNHPGGSYYSDLRISHGYKEPHKIKTWCLGNEMDGPWQIGHKTAAEYGRIAQEAAKVMKWVDPSIELVACGSSNRSMPTFAEWEATVLDYTYDHVEFISLHQYYGNYDNDIGNYLALSLEMDDFIRSVISIADYIKAKKRSKKSIYLSFDEWNVWYHSKEADKRIEPWTVAPPQLEDIYNFEDALLVGCMLITMLKHADRLKIACLAQLVNVIAPIMTEANGPAWKQTIFYPYMHTSIYGRGVALNPIISSPKYDSKDFTDIPFLESTAVYNEETEELTIFAVNRDQEEGLQLECDIRNFDGYKVVEHIVLENPDLKRTNSVQAQPVAPHSKGDASVENGKVSALLPKLSWNVIRLGK
- a CDS encoding carbohydrate ABC transporter permease; its protein translation is MNPARKGKKLTSILLFLLFLVISVFALFPLFAIVLGSLKPSTEILRFGLNLKLQPELLSLNNYSFLFTGDTDYFIWYKNSIVITIISTLSCLLLTSMVGYGLAVYNFKGKNVIFGLVLIVMMIPVEIIMLPLYKLTMSLGLMDTLLGAFLPFVVAPIPIFFFRQYASGLPKDLLDASRVDGCTEIGIYFRVMMPLMAPAFSSMAILQALGSWNNFLWPLIVLRSSENLTLPIGLSTLLTPYGNNYDVLIAGSVMAIFPVLILYIFFQRYFIEGMTAGGVKG
- a CDS encoding carbohydrate ABC transporter permease, with product MDKGSIGKQLGKKRRTNLLYSQKAAPYFFVLPFIISFAIFFAYPVVSTFIMSFQEVLPGQTTFIGIENYAGLWNSTFLTAIKNSAIYTLLTLCILIPLPLILAVLLNSKLMFAKNFFRSVTFIPALTSVVVAGIIFRLIFGGQDGALLNSILSTFGLEPRAWLNYAGTSMFVLVVLATWKWMGINILYFLAGLQNIPKELYESAEVDGASTWKKFTHITLPLLKPISIYVFTISIYGGLSMFAESYMLYGSNRSPNNIGLTIVGYLYQKGIEQNNLGFGSAVGITLLVITFIITFIQLKFFGMFRKEEQ
- a CDS encoding ABC transporter substrate-binding protein — translated: MKKSMFAFLVMLLVFSVFLAGCNKDSSNSGYSNEGKGTKVELWTFNELHGQYYEKMAEMWNEENPDDQISIKVNTYPYEDLHNKLLVALQSGKGAPDISDIEISKFGNFLKGTPQILPLDDVVDPERENVVQSRLDIYSKDGVTYGIDFHVGAAVIYYNKEIMDKAGVNPDDIVTWEDFKEAGKMVVEKTGIPMTTLDVEDQWSFWPQVAQLEGNDDLLDHNGNVNLTDPRIVDVLKYQQELVKEGIAIPAPGNDHHAEEYYGFMNNGGAASVWMPMWYMGRFTDYMPDLKGKIIIRPMPSWKEGSPRSAGMGGTGTVVTNQSEHPEFAKKFLAYAKLSKEGNIKIWQLLGFDPIRTDVWELPELKESNQFTEYFGPNIFDTLLEVEDEIEGVNIGEKTPDVSNAVKTTILFQTLIDRKDPQQVLEEAQKELE
- a CDS encoding YesL family protein, with the protein product MFTNPLINKIYSLSNWIVKICYVNLLWGIFMLVGLIVFGFFPATVALFTVCRKWMLGDRDISIFSTFWSAYKKEFILSNLLGALLLFIGLVLYADLLMIQQTTIIVLHYLYVPLLLICGLYLSTILSFFPMYVHYDTKGFQLIKNAFLIGFIAPISFVKHIIGLGIISYLFITFPGSVLLFGGCIPALYMM